CATCTGCTGGCCAAGGGCGGCGATCTGCGCGCCATTCAGGAATTGCTGGGCCATGCCTCTTTGCGCTCGACCCAAGTCTACACGGCGGTTGACACGACCCGCCTGATGGATGTTTACGAACGCGCACACCCGCGTGCGCGCGGCTAACCTAAAAGGCCCGCCTGTGCTGCTGACCCTCAAAGCCTATTCCGTGCACTTGTTTACGGCTACCGGCGCAGTGTTCGCCATGCTGGCGCTGCTGGAAGCCGCCAAGGGCGATTGGGCGATGATGTTCCTGTGGCTGGTCGTGGCCTTCATTGTCGATGGCATCGACGGCCCGTTGGCGCGGCGCTACCACGTCAAGAAAAACGCGCGGGTCATTGACGGCGTGCTGCTGGACCTGATTATCGACTACCTGACCTATGTCTTCATCCCCGCTTTCGCGCTGTTCCAGTCGGACCTGTTGCCGGGCTGGACGGGCTGGGTGGCGATCATCGCGATCACCTTCACCTCGGCACTGTATTTTTCCGACTCGCGGATGAAAACCGCCGATAACAGCTTTCAGGGCTTTCCGGGCTGCTGGAACATGGCGGCATTGGTGTTCTTCGCCGTGCAGCCCTCTGCCGGGGTGATCCTGGCGGCGGTGGTGTTTCTGGCCGTGGCCATGTTCACGCCGCTGAAGTTTATCCACCCGGTGCGCACCGCGCGCTGGCGGGTGGTCTCGCTGCCCGTGGCGTTGGTCTGGACGGCGCTGGCAGGCTGGGCGGCTTGGGAAGGGTTCGCGCAACCAACGGCGGTCACATGGGGG
The DNA window shown above is from Roseibaca calidilacus and carries:
- a CDS encoding CDP-alcohol phosphatidyltransferase family protein codes for the protein MLLTLKAYSVHLFTATGAVFAMLALLEAAKGDWAMMFLWLVVAFIVDGIDGPLARRYHVKKNARVIDGVLLDLIIDYLTYVFIPAFALFQSDLLPGWTGWVAIIAITFTSALYFSDSRMKTADNSFQGFPGCWNMAALVFFAVQPSAGVILAAVVFLAVAMFTPLKFIHPVRTARWRVVSLPVALVWTALAGWAAWEGFAQPTAVTWGLIVTSVYLMTVGIVQQLIPPR